The following coding sequences are from one Musa acuminata AAA Group cultivar baxijiao chromosome BXJ2-4, Cavendish_Baxijiao_AAA, whole genome shotgun sequence window:
- the LOC103980724 gene encoding trihelix transcription factor ENAP1, protein MDDSRLLTCPDPAPRVTDKGKRDEWSEGGVLCLLEVYESKWTLRNRAKLKGSDWEDIARLVSMRCSGTKALKTPTQCKNKIEAMKKRYRAESAAAHDPSSSSSWQFYARMDDLLKGTGNCSVFPKANHDIDLQALPKAEAEVEADGHLHDSNHDDGSNSMPINMNANADNNDDEKMEKRGTDSNLSAPRGKKDATAEDGARDPGSSSKRRRVTGSEVADSIRFLAQSMLQIEQVRMEMYKDSERMRAEAEIKRGEMELKRTEIMASTQLQIAKLFMKRIHQRSSKNQNPSLRSEIGILPRRDGQGD, encoded by the exons ATGGATGATTCCCGCCTTCTAACGTGCCCGGACCCAGCGCCGAGGGTCACGGACAAGGGGAAGAGGGACGAGTGGAGCGAGGGCGGCGTCCTGTGCCTGTTGGAAGTGTACGAGTCCAAGTGGACACTCCGGAACCGGGCCAAGCTGAAGGGGAGTGATTGGGAGGACATCGCCCGCCTGGTGTCGATGCGGTGCTCGGGAACTAAAGCGCTTAAAACCCCGACCCAGTGCAAGAACAAGATTGAGGCGATGAAGAAACGGTACCGCGCTGAGTCCGCCGCCGCCCATGACCCCAGCTCTAGCTCCTCGTGGCAGTTCTATGCCCGCATGGATGACTTGCTAAAGGGCACCGGGAATTGCTCGGTTTTTCCGAAAGCCAATCACGACATCGATCTCCAAGCTTTGCcgaaggcggaggcggaggtCGAAGCTGACGGGCACTTACATGATAGCAATCATGACGACGGGTCGAATTCGATGCCCATCAACATGAATGCTAATGCTGACAATAACGACGACGAGAAGATGGAGAAGAGAGGCACGGACAGCAATCTGAGTGCGCCAAGAGGCAAAAAGGATGCTACTGCTGAGGATGGTGCGAGAGATCCTGGCAGTTCATCCAAGAGGAGGAGAGTCACAGGGAGTGAGGTGGCAGACAGCATCAGGTTTCTGGCTCAGTCCATGTTGCAGATTGAGCAGGTGAGGATGGAGATGTACAAGGATTCTGAGAGGATGAGAGCCGAGGCGGAGATCAAGCGGGGGGAGATGGAGCTTAAGAGGACAGAGATTATGGCAAGTACTCAGTTGCAGATTGCTAAGCTTTTCATGAAAAGAATACACCAGAGGAGCAGTAAGAACCAAAATCCATCTTTGAGAAGTGAAATTGGTATTCTACCAAGGAGGGATGGGCAG GGTGATTAA